From the Streptomyces pluripotens genome, one window contains:
- a CDS encoding phosphotransferase encodes MPRSCVPPLVPHAPPLSALLRLYAAGNAVACDPVDQGLLNRGYRLRTTHGRYFLKHHFDPDTADPAAIERRHRATQRLADLGVPVPPPLAHRDGRTVAVVGGHAYALYPWIDGRHRHGGQLTRGESARLGALLGAVHACLERVMPPKGRTRPARSPHPVESADPADTFALIDDLLARAHRHRPADAFDELARHRLLERRTLLEQHADRRPPRGAAVGWVHGDFHPFNVLYKDDAPAAIVDWDRLGVQPRVEEAVRAAAIFFVRPAGALDLPKVRAYARAYRCAAGATTAELAAAVHRVWWERLNDFWMLRWHYERGDTRADCQFPAASALAVWWTREYDAVCDAFVP; translated from the coding sequence GTGCCGCGCTCTTGTGTACCACCGCTCGTGCCCCACGCGCCCCCTCTGAGCGCCCTGCTGCGCCTCTATGCCGCCGGTAACGCCGTCGCCTGTGATCCGGTCGACCAGGGCCTACTCAATCGCGGTTACCGGCTCCGCACCACACATGGCCGCTACTTCCTCAAGCACCACTTCGACCCCGACACCGCCGACCCGGCCGCCATCGAACGTCGACACCGGGCCACCCAGCGCCTGGCCGACCTCGGCGTCCCAGTCCCCCCACCGCTCGCGCACCGTGACGGTCGCACGGTCGCCGTCGTCGGTGGCCACGCCTATGCCCTGTACCCCTGGATCGACGGCCGGCACCGGCACGGCGGACAGCTCACCCGGGGGGAGAGCGCACGACTGGGGGCGTTACTGGGCGCCGTGCACGCCTGTCTGGAGCGTGTGATGCCGCCCAAGGGGCGCACCCGCCCGGCCCGAAGCCCCCACCCCGTGGAGAGCGCCGACCCGGCCGACACCTTCGCCCTCATCGACGACCTGCTCGCCCGGGCCCACCGGCATCGCCCGGCCGACGCCTTCGACGAACTGGCCCGGCACCGGCTCCTGGAGCGCCGCACGCTCCTGGAACAGCACGCGGACCGGCGCCCGCCACGCGGCGCCGCGGTGGGCTGGGTGCACGGCGATTTCCACCCGTTCAACGTGCTCTACAAGGACGACGCCCCGGCCGCCATCGTCGACTGGGACCGGCTCGGTGTACAGCCTCGCGTCGAAGAGGCCGTGCGTGCCGCCGCGATCTTCTTCGTACGGCCCGCGGGCGCCCTGGACCTACCGAAGGTGCGGGCGTACGCACGCGCCTACCGGTGTGCGGCCGGGGCCACGACTGCGGAACTGGCGGCGGCCGTGCACCGGGTGTGGTGGGAACGGCTGAACGACTTCTGGATGCTGCGCTGGCACTACGAGCGCGGCGACACGCGCGCGGACTGCCAGTTCCCGGCCGCCTCCGCCCTCGCGGTGTGGTGGACACGCGAGTACGACGCGGTGTGCGACGCGTTCGTGCCATGA
- a CDS encoding protein kinase domain-containing protein, translated as MAQTQRAQGPSDPEATGGGMSETPETWGNGGLVGDGRYRLTHRLGRGGMAEVFAAEDVRLGRTVAVKLLRADLAEDPVSKARFTREAQSVAGLNHHAIVAVYDSGEDVVGGQSVPYIVMELVEGRTIRDLLMNAEAPGPEQALIIVSGVLEALAYSHQHGIVHRDIKPANVIITDSGAVKVMDFGIARALHGASTTMTQTGMVMGTPQYLSPEQALGKAVDHRSDLYATGCLLYELLALRPPFTGETPLSVVYQHVQDIPVPPSEVYDGCPPELDGLVMRSLAKEPDDRFQTAEEMRGLVQYSLQMLYDQGGHTGTWNTGPVQMQDGRHTPASGFAGTAVMSHPADFGPGSGTTQIPQPILPSGYGHGDDGGFEGRGNQGGGRGKLWILAVFAVIAITAGVALALNKGAGHGTGTGTDTKPPATHSKSPKDEQAPSTPSDVSTDQPTDTSTDTGSDTGTGSNWPPSYTPSSPPSQSATTDPTYEPTDPPTSQEPTDPQSSLSPPTDPATGGGTDQGATDGSTAGSATDGATGAVGP; from the coding sequence ATGGCACAGACGCAGCGCGCCCAGGGCCCGTCCGACCCCGAAGCGACTGGCGGCGGCATGTCAGAGACGCCGGAGACATGGGGCAACGGCGGGCTCGTCGGCGACGGCCGGTACCGGCTCACACATCGGCTGGGTCGGGGCGGCATGGCCGAGGTGTTCGCGGCTGAGGACGTGCGTCTGGGCCGTACGGTTGCCGTCAAGCTGCTCCGCGCGGACCTGGCCGAGGACCCGGTCTCCAAGGCCCGCTTCACCCGCGAGGCCCAGTCGGTCGCCGGCCTCAACCACCACGCGATCGTCGCCGTGTACGACTCCGGCGAGGACGTCGTCGGCGGTCAGTCCGTTCCGTACATCGTGATGGAACTGGTCGAAGGTCGCACCATTCGTGACCTGCTGATGAACGCCGAGGCGCCCGGCCCCGAGCAGGCGCTGATCATCGTCTCCGGGGTGCTGGAGGCACTCGCCTACTCGCACCAGCACGGCATTGTGCACCGTGACATCAAGCCAGCCAATGTGATCATCACCGACAGCGGCGCCGTCAAGGTGATGGACTTCGGTATCGCCCGCGCCCTACACGGTGCGTCCACGACGATGACCCAGACCGGCATGGTCATGGGCACCCCGCAGTACCTCTCCCCGGAGCAGGCGCTCGGCAAGGCCGTCGACCACCGCTCCGACCTGTACGCGACCGGCTGCCTGCTCTACGAACTTCTCGCGCTGCGCCCGCCGTTCACCGGCGAGACCCCGCTGTCGGTGGTCTACCAGCACGTCCAGGACATCCCGGTCCCGCCCTCGGAGGTCTACGACGGTTGCCCGCCCGAACTTGACGGCCTGGTCATGCGTTCTCTGGCCAAGGAGCCGGACGACCGGTTCCAGACGGCCGAGGAGATGCGTGGGCTGGTCCAGTACAGCCTGCAGATGCTGTATGACCAGGGTGGCCACACCGGCACCTGGAACACCGGTCCGGTACAGATGCAGGACGGTCGGCACACCCCGGCAAGCGGCTTCGCCGGAACTGCCGTGATGTCGCACCCGGCCGACTTCGGCCCCGGCTCCGGCACCACGCAGATCCCCCAGCCGATCCTGCCCTCCGGTTACGGCCACGGCGACGACGGCGGCTTCGAGGGGCGCGGCAACCAGGGCGGCGGGCGCGGCAAACTGTGGATCCTCGCCGTCTTCGCGGTCATCGCCATCACGGCGGGCGTCGCGCTGGCCCTCAACAAGGGGGCGGGCCACGGCACCGGCACCGGCACCGACACCAAGCCGCCGGCGACGCACTCCAAGAGCCCCAAGGACGAGCAGGCCCCGTCCACCCCCTCCGACGTCAGCACCGACCAGCCCACGGACACCTCCACGGACACCGGTTCGGACACGGGCACCGGCTCCAACTGGCCGCCGTCGTACACGCCGTCCTCTCCCCCGTCGCAGTCGGCCACCACCGACCCGACCTATGAGCCGACTGATCCACCGACCTCGCAGGAGCCGACGGATCCGCAGTCCTCGCTGTCGCCGCCTACGGACCCGGCGACCGGCGGCGGTACGGACCAGGGCGCCACGGACGGCAGCACGGCTGGGAGCGCGACGGACGGTGCCACGGGAGCTGTCGGTCCTTGA
- a CDS encoding Stk1 family PASTA domain-containing Ser/Thr kinase — MSQGGAHGRYTGQALAGGRYQLRDVLGEGGMASVHLAYDAVLDRQVAIKTLHTELGREHAFRERFRREAQAVAKLTHTNIVSVFDTGEDELNGTATPYIVMEYVEGRPLGSVLEEDVRQFGAMSVDKALKTAADVLAALEISHETGLVHRDIKPGNVMVTKRGVVKVMDFGIARAMQSGVSSMTQTGMVVGTPQYLSPEQALGRAVDARSDLYSVGIMLFQLITGRLPFDADSPLAIAYAHVQEEPVAPSTINRVLPPAVDALVARALKKNPNERFPTAASMREECLRVAASVQATPPNIVPGAGPVQSGAGVGSAVFPPVGPAAPGPSSPAMPGPSGPVQMPYQPTPYAPQAPAPAYGYPQHSGYQTPPVGYGPQPTPAPPPYGVPLQPGGQPSGNDGKGNKLVIIGSVTVSLIVAVGLAVALALNNKDGGGTAGGGGASASASTSHKAGYRGPDTSRRIDKTECTDPRQSYDDPTKIRLPDFRYKNIDSVKQCFQAAGWAWKIKPEDNNTWGDGTVLDQFPAQDTDVDPKNIQTVELGVSTGNPPQ, encoded by the coding sequence ATGAGCCAGGGCGGCGCACACGGCCGGTACACGGGGCAGGCGCTGGCCGGCGGCCGGTACCAGCTGCGCGACGTGCTCGGCGAGGGCGGCATGGCCTCGGTGCACCTGGCGTACGACGCCGTGCTCGACCGGCAGGTCGCGATCAAGACGCTGCACACCGAGCTCGGCCGGGAGCATGCCTTCCGCGAGCGCTTCCGCCGTGAGGCCCAGGCCGTGGCCAAGCTCACCCACACCAACATCGTCTCCGTCTTCGACACGGGCGAGGACGAGCTGAACGGCACGGCGACGCCGTACATCGTCATGGAGTACGTCGAGGGCCGCCCGCTGGGCTCGGTCCTGGAAGAGGACGTCCGGCAGTTCGGCGCGATGTCCGTCGACAAGGCGCTGAAGACCGCCGCTGACGTACTCGCGGCGCTGGAGATCAGCCACGAGACGGGGCTGGTCCACCGCGACATCAAGCCGGGCAACGTGATGGTGACCAAGCGTGGCGTGGTCAAGGTCATGGACTTCGGCATCGCCCGCGCCATGCAGTCCGGCGTCTCCTCGATGACCCAGACGGGCATGGTCGTGGGCACCCCGCAGTACCTTTCGCCGGAGCAGGCCCTCGGCCGTGCTGTGGACGCCCGGTCCGACCTGTACTCGGTCGGCATCATGCTGTTCCAGCTGATCACCGGGCGGCTGCCGTTCGACGCCGATTCGCCGCTGGCGATCGCCTATGCGCATGTGCAGGAGGAGCCGGTAGCTCCCTCCACGATCAACCGTGTGCTGCCGCCCGCGGTGGACGCGCTGGTCGCCCGCGCCCTGAAGAAGAACCCGAACGAGCGTTTCCCGACCGCCGCCTCCATGCGCGAGGAGTGTCTACGCGTCGCCGCCTCGGTCCAGGCGACCCCGCCGAACATCGTGCCGGGCGCCGGGCCGGTACAGAGCGGTGCCGGTGTGGGATCCGCGGTGTTCCCGCCGGTGGGCCCGGCGGCCCCGGGACCGAGCAGCCCCGCGATGCCAGGGCCGAGCGGGCCGGTGCAGATGCCGTACCAGCCGACCCCGTACGCTCCCCAGGCACCCGCCCCGGCCTACGGCTACCCGCAGCACAGCGGTTACCAGACGCCACCAGTGGGCTACGGGCCGCAGCCCACCCCGGCCCCGCCGCCGTACGGGGTTCCGCTCCAGCCGGGCGGTCAGCCCTCCGGCAACGACGGCAAAGGCAACAAGCTAGTGATCATTGGATCGGTCACGGTGTCGCTCATCGTGGCCGTCGGCCTGGCCGTCGCACTGGCACTGAACAACAAGGACGGCGGTGGCACCGCTGGCGGTGGCGGTGCGAGTGCCTCGGCGTCCACCTCCCACAAGGCGGGCTACCGCGGCCCGGACACTTCCCGGCGGATCGACAAGACCGAGTGCACGGACCCCCGGCAGTCGTACGACGACCCAACCAAGATCCGGCTGCCCGACTTCCGCTACAAGAACATCGACTCCGTGAAGCAGTGCTTCCAGGCCGCGGGCTGGGCCTGGAAGATCAAGCCCGAGGACAACAACACCTGGGGCGACGGCACCGTCTTGGACCAGTTCCCCGCCCAGGACACCGATGTGGATCCGAAGAACATACAGACCGTCGAGCTGGGAGTCTCGACGGGCAACCCTCCTCAGTGA
- a CDS encoding bacterial proteasome activator family protein, which translates to MEMPRNEGSPENPQILVVGQDGMALGGGGDEDSRETPVTEQVEQPAKVMRIGSMIKQLLEEVRAAPLDEASRVRLKDIHASSVKELEDGLAPELVQELERLSLPFTDDGAPSDAELRIAQAQLVGWLEGLFHGIQTTLFAQQMAARAQLEQMRRALPPGVAGPEGGDDHHAGGRAGGPYL; encoded by the coding sequence ATGGAGATGCCGAGGAACGAAGGGTCGCCGGAGAATCCCCAGATCCTTGTGGTGGGTCAGGACGGGATGGCGCTTGGCGGCGGCGGGGACGAGGACTCCCGCGAGACCCCGGTGACGGAGCAGGTGGAACAGCCGGCCAAGGTCATGCGGATTGGCAGCATGATCAAGCAACTGCTGGAGGAGGTGCGCGCGGCTCCTCTGGACGAGGCAAGCCGGGTGCGGCTGAAGGACATCCACGCCAGCTCGGTGAAGGAGCTGGAGGACGGCCTGGCCCCCGAGCTGGTCCAAGAGCTGGAGCGGCTGTCCCTTCCGTTCACCGACGACGGGGCCCCCAGCGACGCGGAACTGCGCATCGCGCAGGCGCAGTTGGTGGGCTGGTTGGAGGGCCTCTTCCACGGGATCCAGACGACGCTGTTCGCCCAGCAGATGGCCGCGCGGGCCCAGCTGGAGCAGATGCGTCGCGCACTTCCGCCGGGAGTGGCCGGGCCCGAGGGCGGCGACGATCACCACGCGGGCGGCCGTGCGGGCGGGCCGTACCTGTAA
- a CDS encoding NAD(P)H-quinone oxidoreductase, with protein MHAITIPEPGGPEALVWDEVPDPVPGEGEVLVEVVASAVNRADILQRQGFYPPPPGASPYPGLECSGRIAALGPGVSGWAVGDEVCALLAGGGYAEKVAVPAGQLLPVPGDIDVKHAAALPEVACTVWSNVFMVAHLRPGETLLVHGGSSGIGTMAIQLAKAVGARVAVTAGTKEKLDQCAELGADVLVNYREQDFVAEIKQATDGAGADVILDNMGAKYLDRNLQALAVNGRLAIIGMQGGAKGELNIGMLLNKRAAISATSLRARPLGEKAAIVAAVREHVWPLLAGGHVRPVVDRELSMAEAAQAHAVVEAGGHIGKVLLITP; from the coding sequence ATGCATGCGATCACGATTCCCGAACCTGGTGGACCCGAGGCGCTGGTGTGGGACGAGGTCCCCGACCCGGTACCCGGCGAGGGCGAGGTACTGGTCGAGGTGGTGGCCAGCGCCGTCAACCGTGCCGACATCCTGCAGCGGCAGGGCTTCTACCCCCCTCCGCCCGGCGCCTCCCCCTATCCCGGCCTGGAGTGCTCCGGCAGGATCGCCGCGCTCGGCCCCGGAGTGTCCGGCTGGGCCGTCGGCGATGAGGTGTGCGCGCTCCTTGCGGGCGGTGGCTACGCGGAGAAGGTCGCCGTACCGGCCGGACAGCTGCTGCCCGTGCCCGGGGACATCGACGTCAAGCACGCGGCCGCGTTGCCCGAGGTGGCCTGCACCGTGTGGTCCAACGTGTTCATGGTCGCCCATCTGCGCCCTGGTGAGACCTTGCTGGTGCACGGCGGTTCCAGTGGCATCGGCACCATGGCCATCCAGCTCGCCAAGGCCGTTGGCGCCAGGGTCGCGGTGACCGCCGGTACGAAGGAGAAACTGGACCAGTGCGCCGAGCTGGGCGCGGATGTGCTGGTCAACTACCGCGAGCAGGACTTTGTCGCAGAGATCAAGCAGGCCACGGACGGGGCGGGCGCCGATGTCATCCTCGACAACATGGGCGCCAAGTACCTGGACCGCAATCTCCAGGCCCTTGCCGTCAACGGACGTCTCGCGATCATCGGCATGCAGGGCGGTGCCAAGGGCGAGCTGAACATCGGAATGCTGCTGAACAAGCGGGCCGCCATCAGCGCGACCTCGCTGCGGGCCCGGCCGCTCGGCGAGAAGGCCGCCATCGTGGCCGCCGTGCGCGAGCACGTGTGGCCACTGCTGGCCGGCGGGCATGTCCGCCCGGTCGTGGACCGGGAGCTGTCGATGGCTGAGGCGGCGCAGGCGCACGCGGTGGTGGAGGCCGGCGGGCACATCGGCAAGGTGCTGCTGATCACGCCGTAG
- a CDS encoding potassium channel family protein, whose product MKLPGHDAIARDADEHLVPHRVKLPRKAVERPIRQVTKRLIMALMVLVVTALVVYVDRDGYHDNADGSVSLLDAFYYATVTLSTTGYGDITPVSDSARLINIFVITPLRVLFLIILVGTTLEVLTERTREEWRLNRWRSTLRDHTVVIGFGTKGRSAVQTVCATGLKKEKVVVVDPSSRVIDAATAEGYVGVIGDATRSDVLKAAEVHRARQIIVAPQRDDTAVLVTLTARQLNRGAKIVAAVREEENAPLLKQSGADAVITSASAAGRLLGLSVLSPAAGMVMENLIQQGSGLDIIERPVVRGEVGKKPRETQDLVVSIVRGHRVLGYDDPSVGTLQLTDRLITIVRMTPDTHVTPDTRPLPGT is encoded by the coding sequence GTGAAACTTCCGGGCCATGACGCCATCGCCCGAGACGCGGACGAGCATCTGGTGCCCCATCGGGTCAAGCTCCCGCGGAAAGCGGTGGAGCGTCCGATCCGTCAGGTCACCAAACGGCTGATCATGGCTCTGATGGTACTGGTCGTCACCGCGCTGGTCGTCTACGTAGACCGCGACGGCTACCACGACAACGCCGACGGCTCTGTCAGCCTGCTTGACGCTTTCTACTATGCGACGGTCACCCTTTCCACCACCGGCTACGGCGACATCACCCCGGTCAGCGACAGTGCCAGACTCATCAACATCTTCGTCATCACGCCGCTGCGCGTGCTGTTCCTGATCATCCTGGTCGGCACCACGCTGGAGGTCCTCACCGAACGCACCCGGGAGGAATGGCGCCTGAACCGCTGGAGGTCCACCTTGCGTGACCACACCGTCGTCATCGGCTTCGGTACGAAAGGGCGGTCGGCCGTCCAGACCGTCTGTGCGACCGGACTGAAGAAGGAGAAGGTGGTCGTCGTCGACCCGAGCAGCAGGGTGATCGATGCGGCGACCGCCGAGGGTTACGTGGGCGTCATAGGCGACGCCACTCGCAGCGACGTGCTCAAGGCAGCCGAGGTCCACAGAGCCCGGCAGATCATCGTCGCCCCACAACGCGACGACACCGCTGTCCTCGTCACGCTGACCGCCCGGCAGCTCAACCGCGGTGCGAAGATTGTTGCCGCAGTGCGCGAAGAGGAGAACGCCCCGCTACTCAAACAGTCGGGTGCCGACGCGGTCATCACCAGCGCCAGTGCGGCTGGTCGGCTGCTCGGGCTGTCGGTGCTCAGCCCAGCTGCCGGCATGGTGATGGAGAACCTGATCCAGCAGGGCAGCGGACTGGACATCATCGAACGTCCTGTCGTTCGCGGCGAGGTGGGAAAGAAGCCGCGCGAGACCCAGGACCTCGTGGTCAGCATCGTCCGCGGACACCGGGTGCTGGGCTACGACGACCCGTCCGTCGGCACCCTCCAGCTGACGGACCGGCTCATCACCATCGTTCGCATGACCCCCGACACCCACGTCACCCCGGACACCCGGCCGTTGCCCGGCACATGA
- a CDS encoding molybdopterin molybdotransferase MoeA yields the protein MTAPGTRSGAQAEDCDDLDVEEALALVREPKDDNTAPAPRSKPPAERVERHRATQWRQARESAARTARSGARRTPVSVPLSDALGLVLATPLDALTDLPSFDTSAMDGWAVAGPGPWQVRGAGLLAGHAQPGPLADGEAVRIATGARIPADTTAVLRTEHGRTDSQGRLHAALPHPPDPAGAGATPLLGHGQDIRPRGQECRRGDQLLPVGTLVTPAVLGLAAAAGYDAVTAVPRPRAEVLILGDELLTEGLPHDGLIRDALGPMVPPWLRALGAEVVAARRIGDDAQALYKAITTSDADLIVTTGGTAAGPVDHVHPTLDRIGAQLLVDGVKVRPGHPMLLARTKDDQHLVGLPGNPLAAVSGLLTLAEPLLRTLAARPAPEPYTLPLRDTVQGHPYDTRLIPVVLRGDRAVPLHYNGPAMLRGIAAADALAVVPPGGAAQGAEAELLDLPWATGGIGVCFT from the coding sequence ATGACGGCCCCCGGAACCCGGAGCGGGGCACAGGCCGAGGACTGCGACGACCTCGACGTCGAGGAGGCCCTTGCCCTCGTGAGGGAACCCAAGGACGACAACACCGCTCCCGCTCCCCGGTCTAAACCACCGGCCGAGCGGGTCGAACGGCATCGTGCCACTCAGTGGCGGCAGGCCCGCGAGAGCGCTGCCCGCACGGCCCGTTCCGGCGCGCGCCGGACCCCCGTCTCGGTGCCACTGTCCGACGCCTTGGGGCTGGTCCTGGCCACACCCCTCGACGCGCTCACCGACCTGCCCTCCTTCGACACCTCCGCGATGGACGGCTGGGCGGTGGCCGGACCCGGCCCCTGGCAGGTACGGGGCGCGGGCCTGCTCGCCGGGCACGCCCAGCCCGGGCCGCTCGCCGACGGCGAGGCAGTCCGGATCGCGACTGGCGCCCGCATTCCCGCCGACACCACCGCCGTCCTGCGTACCGAACACGGCCGCACCGACAGTCAGGGCCGGCTCCACGCAGCCCTGCCTCACCCTCCCGACCCCGCAGGAGCAGGGGCGACTCCCCTGCTGGGGCACGGGCAGGACATCCGCCCGCGCGGTCAGGAGTGCCGCAGAGGTGACCAGTTGCTTCCCGTGGGCACCCTGGTCACCCCAGCCGTCCTGGGCCTGGCCGCCGCGGCCGGGTACGACGCGGTCACCGCCGTACCCCGCCCCCGAGCCGAAGTGCTCATTCTCGGTGACGAACTACTGACCGAGGGGCTGCCGCATGACGGGCTGATCCGCGACGCGCTCGGCCCCATGGTGCCGCCGTGGCTGCGCGCGCTCGGTGCCGAGGTCGTTGCAGCGCGACGGATCGGTGACGATGCGCAAGCCCTATACAAGGCCATCACCACCTCTGACGCGGACCTGATCGTCACCACCGGCGGTACCGCCGCCGGACCGGTCGACCACGTCCACCCGACCCTGGACCGTATCGGCGCCCAACTCCTCGTCGACGGTGTCAAGGTCCGCCCCGGGCACCCGATGCTGCTCGCCCGTACCAAGGACGACCAGCATCTCGTCGGGTTGCCCGGCAACCCCCTCGCGGCGGTCTCCGGGCTTCTCACGCTCGCCGAGCCACTGCTGCGCACGCTGGCCGCACGCCCGGCTCCGGAGCCGTACACGCTGCCGCTCCGGGACACGGTCCAGGGGCACCCGTACGACACCCGGCTCATCCCCGTGGTCCTGCGCGGTGACCGGGCCGTACCGCTGCATTACAACGGCCCGGCCATGCTGCGCGGCATCGCCGCCGCCGACGCACTGGCCGTCGTACCGCCGGGCGGGGCCGCGCAGGGTGCGGAGGCCGAACTACTGGACCTGCCGTGGGCGACCGGCGGAATCGGGGTGTGTTTCACGTGA
- a CDS encoding NTP transferase domain-containing protein — MTDNVLAAHSAPGAPVPYDAVVLAGGAARRLGGADKPGLRVGGRALLDRVLTACAGACTTVVVAVPRATVRPVRWVREEPPGAGPVAALEAGLRLITAERAVVLSADLPFLGQAALERLLAALRDTDADGALLTDSTGREQPLVAAYRTGALRRELAALTVAHGGLTGLPLRRLTGALRLIRVPDPLASFDCDTWDDIANARARIREHGHVLDEWISAVKDELGITLDVDTGMLLDLARDAAHGVARPAAPLTTFLVGYAAARGGQGPEAVAEAARKAAALALRWEEESNGGEDGSSGGPGAPDAG; from the coding sequence GTGACCGACAACGTCCTCGCCGCCCACTCCGCCCCCGGAGCCCCCGTGCCGTACGACGCCGTCGTGCTGGCCGGCGGTGCTGCGCGGCGGCTTGGCGGAGCGGACAAACCCGGCCTTCGGGTCGGGGGCCGGGCACTGCTCGACCGGGTACTCACGGCCTGCGCCGGGGCATGTACGACCGTCGTGGTGGCAGTACCCCGTGCTACCGTCCGGCCGGTGCGTTGGGTGCGTGAAGAGCCACCTGGCGCCGGACCGGTCGCCGCGCTGGAGGCGGGACTGCGGCTCATCACGGCCGAGCGCGCCGTCGTCCTCTCAGCTGACCTTCCCTTCCTCGGACAGGCCGCCCTCGAACGCCTGCTGGCCGCCCTCCGGGACACCGACGCCGACGGCGCGCTGCTCACCGATTCGACCGGACGCGAGCAGCCGCTCGTCGCTGCCTACCGCACCGGCGCGTTGCGCCGCGAGCTGGCTGCTCTCACCGTCGCGCACGGCGGCCTGACCGGGCTGCCACTGCGCCGGCTGACCGGCGCCCTCCGCCTCATCCGTGTCCCCGACCCGCTCGCGTCCTTCGACTGCGACACCTGGGACGACATCGCCAACGCCAGGGCACGCATCAGGGAGCATGGGCACGTGTTGGATGAATGGATCTCCGCAGTCAAGGACGAGCTGGGCATCACCCTGGACGTCGACACCGGCATGCTGCTCGACCTGGCCCGGGACGCCGCGCACGGTGTGGCCCGGCCCGCCGCCCCACTGACCACCTTCCTCGTCGGCTACGCAGCTGCCCGGGGCGGGCAAGGCCCCGAGGCGGTCGCCGAGGCCGCCCGCAAGGCTGCCGCCCTGGCCTTGCGGTGGGAAGAAGAGAGCAACGGGGGTGAGGACGGGAGTAGCGGAGGCCCAGGTGCCCCGGACGCCGGATGA
- a CDS encoding dihydrolipoamide acetyltransferase family protein yields MAQVLEFKLPDLGEGLTEAEIVRWLVQVGDVVAVDQPVVEVETAKAMVEVPCPYGGVVTARFGEEGTELPVGAPLLTVAVGETAAEPEGSGNVLVGYGTQAPAARRRRVRGPAAGTAAQNGQAKQPGHAPATRMPEPAAASPARAGAPVTTPAQGPVPVISPLVRRLARDNGLDLRQLVGSGPEGLILRADVEGALRARETPTTAPQPTGRAPVASPSGSGARVPLKGIRGAVADKLSRSRREIPDATCWVDADATDLMRARTAMNAVGGPKISLLALLARICTAALARFPELNSFVDTEAREIVRLDQVHLGFAAQTDRGLVVPVVRDAHVRDAESLTAEFARLTEAARAGTLTPGELTGGTFTLNNYGVFGVDGSTPIINHPEAAMLGVGRIVPKPWVHEGELAARQVVQLSLTFDHRVCDGGTAGGFLRYVADCVEHPTVLLRTL; encoded by the coding sequence ATGGCACAGGTGCTGGAATTCAAGCTCCCCGACCTCGGCGAGGGACTCACCGAGGCGGAGATCGTGCGCTGGCTGGTCCAAGTCGGTGACGTCGTCGCCGTTGACCAGCCGGTCGTCGAGGTCGAGACGGCCAAGGCGATGGTCGAGGTGCCCTGCCCCTACGGCGGTGTCGTCACCGCCCGCTTCGGCGAGGAGGGTACCGAACTGCCCGTCGGGGCACCGCTGCTGACGGTGGCCGTGGGCGAAACTGCTGCCGAGCCCGAGGGCTCCGGCAACGTGCTGGTCGGGTACGGCACACAAGCGCCCGCGGCGAGGCGCCGCCGGGTGCGGGGCCCGGCGGCGGGGACGGCCGCCCAGAACGGACAGGCGAAGCAGCCCGGGCACGCCCCGGCCACCCGCATGCCCGAGCCCGCTGCGGCATCCCCGGCGCGCGCGGGGGCTCCGGTGACCACCCCGGCCCAGGGGCCCGTCCCGGTGATTTCGCCGCTGGTGCGCAGGCTTGCTCGGGACAACGGCCTGGATCTGCGGCAACTGGTCGGTTCGGGACCCGAGGGGCTGATCCTGCGAGCCGATGTCGAGGGCGCGCTGCGAGCCAGGGAAACCCCGACGACCGCACCGCAACCGACCGGCCGGGCCCCGGTGGCATCACCTTCCGGCAGCGGGGCCCGGGTCCCGCTCAAGGGCATCCGCGGTGCCGTCGCCGACAAACTGTCCCGTAGCCGCCGTGAGATCCCGGACGCGACCTGCTGGGTCGACGCCGACGCGACCGACCTCATGCGGGCGCGAACGGCAATGAACGCCGTCGGTGGCCCGAAGATCTCCCTTCTCGCGTTGCTCGCCCGTATCTGTACTGCTGCGCTCGCCCGGTTCCCCGAGCTGAACTCCTTCGTCGACACCGAGGCCCGCGAGATCGTCCGGCTCGATCAGGTCCATCTCGGATTCGCCGCGCAGACCGACCGCGGACTGGTCGTGCCGGTCGTGCGGGACGCCCACGTGCGCGATGCCGAGTCGCTGACCGCGGAGTTCGCCCGGCTCACCGAGGCTGCCCGAGCTGGGACGCTCACCCCAGGGGAGCTCACTGGGGGAACGTTCACGTTGAACAACTACGGAGTCTTCGGGGTCGACGGCTCCACGCCGATCATCAACCATCCCGAGGCGGCCATGCTGGGTGTCGGCCGCATCGTCCCCAAGCCGTGGGTCCACGAGGGCGAGCTGGCGGCGCGCCAGGTCGTGCAGCTGTCCCTCACCTTCGACCACCGGGTGTGCGACGGCGGTACGGCGGGAGGCTTCCTCAGATATGTGGCCGACTGCGTGGAACATCCGACGGTGCTCCTGCGTACCTTGTGA